The following proteins are encoded in a genomic region of Coffea eugenioides isolate CCC68of chromosome 6, Ceug_1.0, whole genome shotgun sequence:
- the LOC113775051 gene encoding pentatricopeptide repeat-containing protein At3g53700, chloroplastic isoform X2: MAFSSCLNCHTWTHSQNLNQPFPFHPSPEPTKSISFIFSGLTSLSASKPSSLSSISQQQLSPDFSSKQLPDTLRREDDETSALRLFEWALEQPNFALALPVYEEILRKLGTVGSFGRMRQILDGMKSSKIEITEGPFLIFIESYGKFELYDEAIGVLDMMENEFGVKPGTFSYNILLNVLVDGAKLKLVENIHSRMLTRGANPDVSTFNVLIKALCKAHQIRPAILMMEEMPHHGLVPDEKTYTTIMQGFIEEGNLEGALRVKGQMEAVGCASSNITVNVLTHGFCKEGKIEQALEFIQEMARLCKIGEVEEAKEVLNQMLSRDCSPNAVTYNTIISTLCKENRVQEATNLARALTEKGIFPDVGTFNSLIQGLCLTGNYHSAKELFEEMKGKGCRPDEFTYNMLIDCLCSGGKMNEAFNVLKEMELSGYARSAITYNTLIDGFCKNKKLEEAEEIFDEMELQGVSRNLVTYNTLINGLCKSNKVEEAYQLMDHMIMEGLKPDKFTYNSLLSHFCRGGDIKKATEIVQSMTSNGCGPDIVTYGTLIQGLCKANRVEVASKLLRSIQMKGMVPGPQAYNPVIQALFRRKRTGEAMRLFREMEENGHPPDAISYKIVFRGLCMGGGPIGEAVDFAMEMTEKGYIPEVSSFYMLAEGLCSLAMEDILIKLVEKIMRIANFSESEKAMITGFLKIRKFQDALASLGNMLNKQKPKKSYWSR, encoded by the exons ATGGCGTTCAGCTCGTGCCTAAACTGCCATACCTGGACTCACTCCCAGAATCTGAACCAACCATTCCCCTTCCATCCATCTCCAGAGCCCACTAAATCCATTTCTTTCATATTTTCAGGACTCACTTCTCTCTCAGCCTCCAAGCCATCTTCTTTATCCTCTATATCTCAGCAGCAACTGTCGCCGGATTTCAGCTCAAAGCAACTCCCTGACACCCTTCGTCGTGAAGATGATGAAACATCAGCGCTTCGGCTCTTTGAGTGGGCTTTGGAGCAGCCTAATTTCGCACTCGCTTTGCCAGTATACGAGGAAATTCTTCGTAAGCTTGGGACTGTAGGGTCTTTCGGTAGAATGAGGCAAATTTTGGATGGCATGAAGagctcaaaaattgaaataacaGAAGGTCCTTTCCTTATTTTTATTGAAAGCTACGGGAAATTTGAGTTGTATGATGAGGCTATTGGCGTTCTTGACATGATGGAAAATGAATTTGGTGTGAAACCTGGCACGTTTAGCTACAATATCTTGCTGAATGTTCTCGTTGATGGCGCTAAGTTGAAACTAGTTGAAAATATCCACTCTAGGATGTTGACCAGAGGTGCAAATCCTGATGTTTCAACCTTCAATGTATTGATAAAGGCCCTCTGCAAAGCTCATCAAATTAGGCCGGCTATTCTGATGATGGAGGAGATGCCTCACCATGGTTTAGTACCGGATGAGAAGACTTATACGACAATAATGCAAGGTTTTATTGAGGAAGGCAATCTGGAGGGCGCATTGAGAGTAAAAGGGCAAATGGAGGCTGTTGGGTGCGCATCTAGCAATATAACAGTAAACGTTTTGACACATGGCTTTTGTAAAGAGGGAAAGATTGAGCAAGCTTTGGAGTTCATTCAAGAGATGGCGA GACTTTGTAAAATCGGTGAAGTTGAAGAGGCAAAGGAAGTTCTCAATCAGATGCTTTCAAGGGACTGCTCCCCTAACGCAGTAACATACAATACTATCATTAGCACCTTGTGTAAGGAGAACAGAGTGCAAGAAGCTACTAATCTTGCTCGTGCTCTTacagaaaagggaatttttccTGATGTTGGCACATTCAACTCACTGATACAAGGTCTCTGCTTGACTGGCAACTACCATAGTGCAAAAGAACTGTTTGAGGAGATGAAGGGCAAAGGGTGTCGACCAGATGAGTTCACATATAACATGTTGATTGACTGCCTTTGTAGCGGAGGGAAAATGAATGAAGCTTTCAACGTGCTAAAGGAGATGGAATTAAGTGGTTATGCGAGAAGTGCTATAACTTACAACACACTGATAGATGGTTTCTGCAAAAATAAGAAACTCGAAGAAGCAGAAGAGATTTTCGACGAAATGGAGCTTCAAGGTGTTTCAAGAAATTTGGTGACTTACAACACCCTTATTAATGGTCTTTGTAAGAGCAACAAGGTGGAGGAGGCTTATCAGCTCATGGACCATATGATAATGGAAGGTTTAAAACCAGACAAATTTACATACAATTCCCTTCTTTCACATTTCTGTAGAGGGGGAGATATCAAGAAAGCAACAGAAATTGTTCAAAGCATGACTTCAAATGGGTGTGGACCAGATATTGTCACCTATGGGACCTTAATTCAGGGCCTGTGTAAAGCAAATAGAGTTGAGGTTGCAAGCAAGCTCCTCAGAAGTATCCAGATGAAAGGGATGGTACCAGGCCCGCAGGCATATAATCCTGTAATTCAAGCACTGTTCAGAAGGAAGAGAACAGGAGAAGCCATGAGACTTTTTAGAGAAATGGAGGAAAATGGACATCCTCCTGATGCTATCTCATACAAGATCGTCTTCCGAGGGCTCTGCATGGGAGGAGGACCAATTGGAGAAGCTGTTGATTTTGCCATGGAGATGACTGAAAAGGGTTATATTCCAGAAGTTTCTTCATTCTACATGCTGGCTGAAGGCCTTTGTTCTTTAGCCATGGAGGATATCCTAATCAAGCTGGTTGAGAAGATTATGAGGATAGCAAACTTCTCAGAAAGTGAGAAGGCCATGATAACGGGTTTCCTCAAAATTCGCAAGTTCCAAGACGCTCTGGCCAGTCTTGGCAACATGCTGAATAAGCAAAAACCTAAGAAGAGTTACTGGTCAAGATGA
- the LOC113775053 gene encoding actin-depolymerizing factor 1: MANAASGMAVHDDCKLRFLELKAKRTYRFIVYKIEEKQKQVVVEKVGEPTKSYEDFTASLPVDECRYAVYDFDFVTAENCQKSRIFFIAWSPDTSRVRSKMIYASSKDRFKRELDGIQVELQATDPTEMGLDVIKSRAS, translated from the exons ATG GCCAACGCAGCATCTGGGATGGCTGTGCATGACGATTGCAAGTTGAGGTTCTTGGAGCTGAAAGCAAAAAGAACTTACCGTTTCATTGTTTACAAGATTGAGGAGAAACAGAAGCAGGTGGTCGTTGAGAAGGTTGGTGAGCCGACCAAAAGTTACGAGGACTTCACTGCAAGTCTTCCTGTGGATGAATGTCGCTATGCTGTCTatgattttgattttgtgaCTGCAGAGAATTGCCAGAAAAGCAggattttcttcattgcatg GTCTCCTGACACATCAAGGGTGAGAAGCAAGATGATTTATGCAAGCTCAAAAGACAGGTTCAAGAGAGAGCTGGATGGAATCCAGGTCGAATTGCAAGCTACAGACCCAACTGAAATGGGACTTGATGTTATAAAAAGTCGTGCCAGCTAA
- the LOC113775051 gene encoding pentatricopeptide repeat-containing protein At3g53700, chloroplastic isoform X1, with amino-acid sequence MAFSSCLNCHTWTHSQNLNQPFPFHPSPEPTKSISFIFSGLTSLSASKPSSLSSISQQQLSPDFSSKQLPDTLRREDDETSALRLFEWALEQPNFALALPVYEEILRKLGTVGSFGRMRQILDGMKSSKIEITEGPFLIFIESYGKFELYDEAIGVLDMMENEFGVKPGTFSYNILLNVLVDGAKLKLVENIHSRMLTRGANPDVSTFNVLIKALCKAHQIRPAILMMEEMPHHGLVPDEKTYTTIMQGFIEEGNLEGALRVKGQMEAVGCASSNITVNVLTHGFCKEGKIEQALEFIQEMASEWFHPDQFTYNTLINGLCKAGQVKHSIEVLDLMLQEGFDPDVFTYNSLISGLCKIGEVEEAKEVLNQMLSRDCSPNAVTYNTIISTLCKENRVQEATNLARALTEKGIFPDVGTFNSLIQGLCLTGNYHSAKELFEEMKGKGCRPDEFTYNMLIDCLCSGGKMNEAFNVLKEMELSGYARSAITYNTLIDGFCKNKKLEEAEEIFDEMELQGVSRNLVTYNTLINGLCKSNKVEEAYQLMDHMIMEGLKPDKFTYNSLLSHFCRGGDIKKATEIVQSMTSNGCGPDIVTYGTLIQGLCKANRVEVASKLLRSIQMKGMVPGPQAYNPVIQALFRRKRTGEAMRLFREMEENGHPPDAISYKIVFRGLCMGGGPIGEAVDFAMEMTEKGYIPEVSSFYMLAEGLCSLAMEDILIKLVEKIMRIANFSESEKAMITGFLKIRKFQDALASLGNMLNKQKPKKSYWSR; translated from the coding sequence ATGGCGTTCAGCTCGTGCCTAAACTGCCATACCTGGACTCACTCCCAGAATCTGAACCAACCATTCCCCTTCCATCCATCTCCAGAGCCCACTAAATCCATTTCTTTCATATTTTCAGGACTCACTTCTCTCTCAGCCTCCAAGCCATCTTCTTTATCCTCTATATCTCAGCAGCAACTGTCGCCGGATTTCAGCTCAAAGCAACTCCCTGACACCCTTCGTCGTGAAGATGATGAAACATCAGCGCTTCGGCTCTTTGAGTGGGCTTTGGAGCAGCCTAATTTCGCACTCGCTTTGCCAGTATACGAGGAAATTCTTCGTAAGCTTGGGACTGTAGGGTCTTTCGGTAGAATGAGGCAAATTTTGGATGGCATGAAGagctcaaaaattgaaataacaGAAGGTCCTTTCCTTATTTTTATTGAAAGCTACGGGAAATTTGAGTTGTATGATGAGGCTATTGGCGTTCTTGACATGATGGAAAATGAATTTGGTGTGAAACCTGGCACGTTTAGCTACAATATCTTGCTGAATGTTCTCGTTGATGGCGCTAAGTTGAAACTAGTTGAAAATATCCACTCTAGGATGTTGACCAGAGGTGCAAATCCTGATGTTTCAACCTTCAATGTATTGATAAAGGCCCTCTGCAAAGCTCATCAAATTAGGCCGGCTATTCTGATGATGGAGGAGATGCCTCACCATGGTTTAGTACCGGATGAGAAGACTTATACGACAATAATGCAAGGTTTTATTGAGGAAGGCAATCTGGAGGGCGCATTGAGAGTAAAAGGGCAAATGGAGGCTGTTGGGTGCGCATCTAGCAATATAACAGTAAACGTTTTGACACATGGCTTTTGTAAAGAGGGAAAGATTGAGCAAGCTTTGGAGTTCATTCAAGAGATGGCGAGTGAGTGGTTTCATCCTGATCAATTTACATACAATACCTTAATCAATGGTTTGTGTAAAGCAGGGCAAGTGAAGCATTCTATAGAGGTGTTGGACTTGATGCTTCAAGAAGGATTTGATCCGGATGTATTTACATACAATAGTTTGATTTCAGGACTTTGTAAAATCGGTGAAGTTGAAGAGGCAAAGGAAGTTCTCAATCAGATGCTTTCAAGGGACTGCTCCCCTAACGCAGTAACATACAATACTATCATTAGCACCTTGTGTAAGGAGAACAGAGTGCAAGAAGCTACTAATCTTGCTCGTGCTCTTacagaaaagggaatttttccTGATGTTGGCACATTCAACTCACTGATACAAGGTCTCTGCTTGACTGGCAACTACCATAGTGCAAAAGAACTGTTTGAGGAGATGAAGGGCAAAGGGTGTCGACCAGATGAGTTCACATATAACATGTTGATTGACTGCCTTTGTAGCGGAGGGAAAATGAATGAAGCTTTCAACGTGCTAAAGGAGATGGAATTAAGTGGTTATGCGAGAAGTGCTATAACTTACAACACACTGATAGATGGTTTCTGCAAAAATAAGAAACTCGAAGAAGCAGAAGAGATTTTCGACGAAATGGAGCTTCAAGGTGTTTCAAGAAATTTGGTGACTTACAACACCCTTATTAATGGTCTTTGTAAGAGCAACAAGGTGGAGGAGGCTTATCAGCTCATGGACCATATGATAATGGAAGGTTTAAAACCAGACAAATTTACATACAATTCCCTTCTTTCACATTTCTGTAGAGGGGGAGATATCAAGAAAGCAACAGAAATTGTTCAAAGCATGACTTCAAATGGGTGTGGACCAGATATTGTCACCTATGGGACCTTAATTCAGGGCCTGTGTAAAGCAAATAGAGTTGAGGTTGCAAGCAAGCTCCTCAGAAGTATCCAGATGAAAGGGATGGTACCAGGCCCGCAGGCATATAATCCTGTAATTCAAGCACTGTTCAGAAGGAAGAGAACAGGAGAAGCCATGAGACTTTTTAGAGAAATGGAGGAAAATGGACATCCTCCTGATGCTATCTCATACAAGATCGTCTTCCGAGGGCTCTGCATGGGAGGAGGACCAATTGGAGAAGCTGTTGATTTTGCCATGGAGATGACTGAAAAGGGTTATATTCCAGAAGTTTCTTCATTCTACATGCTGGCTGAAGGCCTTTGTTCTTTAGCCATGGAGGATATCCTAATCAAGCTGGTTGAGAAGATTATGAGGATAGCAAACTTCTCAGAAAGTGAGAAGGCCATGATAACGGGTTTCCTCAAAATTCGCAAGTTCCAAGACGCTCTGGCCAGTCTTGGCAACATGCTGAATAAGCAAAAACCTAAGAAGAGTTACTGGTCAAGATGA
- the LOC113772972 gene encoding eukaryotic translation initiation factor 3 subunit A-like, whose product MSTFAKPENALKRAEELITVGQKQEALQALHDLITSRRYRAWQKTLERIMFKYVELCVDMRRGRFAKDGLIQYRIVCQQVNINSLEEVIKHFMHLATEKAELARSQAQALEEALDVEDLEADKRPEDLMLSYVSGEKGKDRSDRELVTPWFKFLWETYRTVLEILRNNSKLEGLYAMTAHRAFQFCKQYKRTTEFRRLCEIIRNHLANLNKYRDQRDRPDLSAPESLQLYLDTRFEQLRVATELELWQEAFRSIEDIHGLMCLVKKTPKASLMVVYYAKLTEIFWISSSHLYHAYAWLKLFSLQKSFNKNLSQKDLQLIASSVVLAALSVPPYDHSQGVSHLELENEKERNLKVANLIGFDVEPRSEGKEVLSRAGLLAELVSKGVMSCVTQEVKDLYHLLEHEFIPLDLATKVQPLLTKISKLGGKLSSASSVPEVQLSQYVPALEKLAALRLLQQVSQVYQTMKIETLSKMISFFDFAVVEKISVDAVKHNFIPMKVDHMKGAVFFGQQTLESDGLRDHLALFAESLSKARVMIYPPVKKARKLGETLSGLSEIVEKEHKRLLARKSIIEKRKEEQERQLLEMEREEESKRLKLQKITEEAEQKRLATEYEQRKNQRILKEIEERELEEAQALLQEAEKRSKKKGKKPVLEGEKITKQTLMEMALTEQLRERQEMEKKLQRFAKTMDYLERAKREEAAPLVEATFQQRLVEEAAVHEHEEQQEIELSRQRHAGDLEEKRRLGRMLENKKLFHERVVSRREDEFNRLRKESQDRINQIIQTRKQEREIQRKMIYYLRAEEERLRRLREEEEARQREEAERRRKEEAERKAKLDEIAEIQRQRERELEEKAKKMREEALGKPSSVAPRPADPPAVARPTDPVPTVPAVAAQNTGKYVPRFKRQQSEAAGQAPPPETGGSRLDDRASLPGDRWRDDRRPSYGGGASRPTWSSNRNRER is encoded by the exons ATGTCGACCTTTGCCAAACCTGAGAATGCTTTGAAGCGCGCTGAAG AGTTGATAACTGTTGGCCAAAAGCAAGAAGCACTGCAAGCTCTGCATGACCTTATTACCTCCAGGAGGTATAGAGCATGGCAAAAGACTCTCGAGAGAATCATGTTCAAGTATGTAGAGCTATGTGTTGACATGAGGAGAGGGAGGTTTGCCAAGGATGGTTTAATTCAGTACCGTATTGTATGTCAACAAGTCAACATTAATTCACTGGAGGAGGTGATAAAGCATTTTATGCATTTGGCCACTGAAAAAGCTGAACTTGCACGCAGTCAGGCGCAAGCTTTAGAAGAAGCTTTGGATGTTGAGGACCTCGAAGCTGATAAAAGACCTGAAGATCTTATGTTGAGTTATGTTAGTGGCGAGAAAGGAAAGGATAGATCTGATCGAGAACTTGTTACACCATGGTTTAAATTTTTGTGGGAGACATACAGAACTGTTTTGGAAATTCTACGAAACAACTCAAAATTGGAGGGACTCTATGCG ATGACAGCTCACCGTGCCTTCCAGTTTTGTAAGCAATACAAAAGAACAACTGAGTTCAGACGATTGTGTGAAATCATCAGGAATCATCTAGCAAATCTCAACAAGTACAGAGACCAAAGGGACCGGCCGGATCTCTCTGCTCCAGAAAGCTTACAGCTGTATCTGGACACCAGATTTGAGCAATTGAGAGTTGCTACTGAACTAGAACTTTGGCAG GAAGCTTTTCGGTCGATTGAGGATATACATGGATTGATGTGCTTGGTCAAGAAAACTCCAAAAGCATCTTTGATGGTGGTTTATTACGCCAAACTAACAGAAATATTTTGGATATCATCCAGTCACCTCTATCATGCTTATGCATGGCTTAAGCTTTTCTCCCTTCAGAAGAGCTTTAATAAGAACCTGAGCCAGAAGGATTTGCAATTGATAGCATCATCTGTTGTATTAGCTGCACTTTCAGTTCCTCCTTATGATCACTCACAGGGTGTGTCTCATTTGGAGCTTGAGAATGAGAAAGAAAGGAATTTGAAGGTTGCTAATCTTATTGGATTTGATGTTGAACCCAGATCTGAAGGCAAAGAAGTG CTATCTCGGGCTGGCCTTCTTGCAGAACTG GTATCAAAAGGAGTAATGTCATGTGTCACACAAGAAGTAAAAGATCTTTACCATCTACTAGAGCATGAGTTTATCCCATTGGATTTGGCTACAAAAGTACAGCCATtgttaaccaaaatctcgaagCTTGGGGGTAAGCTTTCTTCAGCTTCTTCTGTTCCAGAAGTCCAACTGTCTCAATATGTTCCTGCTCTTGAAAAGCTTGCCGCTTTGAGGTTGCTGCAACAG GTATCTCAGGTGTATCAGACGATGAAGATTGAAACTTTATCTAAGATGATCTCTTTCTTTGATTTTGCTGTTGTTGAGAAGATATCTGTTGATGCTGTCAAACACAATTTTATTCCTATGAAAGTTGATCACATGAAGGGTGCTGTTTTCTTTGGTCAACAA ACTTTAGAATCTGATGGCCTTCGGGATCACTTAGCCCTCTTTGCTGAATCACTGAGCAAAGCAAGGGTCATGATTTATCCTCCTGTGAAGAAGGCACGGAAACTAGGGGAAACGCTCTCAGGTTTATCAGAAATTGTGGAAAAGGAACACAAAAGACTTCTTGCACGTAAGTCGATAATTGAGAAACGCAAAGAAGAACAAGAACGTCAACTCTTGGAGATG GAGAGGGAGGAGGAATCAAAGAGGTTGAAATTGCAAAAGATTACTGAAGAGGCAGAACAGAAAAGGCTTGCTACTGAGTATGAGCAAAGGAAGAATCAGAGGATCCTCAAGGAAATAGAGGAGAGGGAGCTAGAAGAGGCCCAAGCTTTGCTGCAAGAAGCTGAAAAACGCAGCAAGAAGAAGGGGAAGAAACCAGTTCTCGAGGGA GAAAAGATTACCAAGCAAACCTTGATGGAAATGGCCCTGACTGAACAACTGAGGGAGAGACAAGAGATGGAGAAAAAGTTACAGAGGTTTGCTAAAACAATGGACTATTTGGAGAGAGCCAAAAGGGAAGAGGCAGCACCCCTGGTTGAAGCTACGTTTCAACAAAGATTAGTAGAAGAGGCTGCTGTTCATGAGCATGAGGAACAG CAAGAGATTGAGCTCAGCAGACAACGGCATGCAGGAGATCTTGAGGAAAAAAGGAGGCTTGGACGCATGTTGGAAAACAAG AAACTATTTCACGAAAGAGTTGTTAGTCGCAGGGAAGATGAATTCAACAGGTTAAGGAAGGAGAGTCAAGATCGAATCAACCAAATCATCCAGACACGGAAACAGGAGAGGGAGATTCAGAGAAAGATGATATATTATCTGAGAGCTGAGGAGGAGAGATTAAGAAGACTGCGTGAAGAGGAGGAAGCGCGGCAGCGTGAAG AAGCGGAGAGACGAAGGAAAGAGGAAGCTGAACGAAAGGCTAAGTTGGATGAGATTGCTGAAATTCAGAGGCAACGAGAACGTGAGCTGGAGGAAAAAGCGAAGAAGATGAGAGAAGAGGCTTTGGGAAAACCATCTTCTGTGGCTCCTAGGCCTGCTGATCCGCCTGCTGTTGCACGCCCAACAGACCCAGTGCCAACTGTCCCAGCTGTTGCTGCACAAAATACTGGAAAATATGTGCCCAGATTCAAAAGGCAGCAATCTGAGGCTGCTGGGCAAGCCCCACCTCCTGAAACTGGTGGAAGCAGGCTGGATGATCGAGCATCACTGCCTGGTGATCGGTGGCGTGATGATCGTAGGCCATCCTATGGTGGGGGCGCTTCAAGGCCTACTTGGTCATCGAATAGGAATCGTGAACGTTAA